GGTGTCcaaacactttgcttttttccaaTAATTTCAGCTGAATTGGTAGAAAATACCCCTTTTCCCTGCAAATTGTGGGTGTCTGTAGCCCCCCCATCCCAACCCCCCTGCACAGAACCGGCACGGTGTATCGGCAATCGGATGCAAAGGGATTTTGTGGGTGAAGGGCTCCGAGAGCCGGGATGGACGGGTGGACAACGGCCAGACAGAGGGATGCTGCAGGACAGGGGATGGACATAAGACCAAGGGGGGGCTCTGGGGCTCCGGGGTCACCCCTTAGGCTGTCCGAGGACAGGGGGGTGACCCTGGAGGCCCCACTCCTCTGCAGACGGACAATCCACACCTTGCCCAGACAGCCCGGCCATGGGCTAATGAGCAGCATTGTTATTAATTAGCTCAGGAGCCGGAGCCTTGGGGCAATTTGGCCTCAAAATTAAGCAGGAGCCATCCCTGGGTTCACACCCCTGTTCTGGATCCGGACCTGGTAAAAGGAGGTGCTCGGTTTGTGGGAGGCGAACCCCCCAATTCCAGCCCTCCCGTGCTCTTTCACTGCACCACCACCCCAAATtactaacacccccccccccccccccaatctctcCAGGACAGGCTTTTTCCCCACCTGGCTGTCCCAAAGCACCACTGGGTACCAGTATCCCCATTTTGGCCCCGTATCACCCGGATCCCAACCCCATGGATGCCATTAGCATCCCATCCACACAGGGGTGCCAGGCACCCCCCCCCCGTCCTGGGGCCACCCTGCTGCGTGggggtgccgggggcgggggggggggtggtacgGGGTGTTTGCTGAGCTCCATCAaacagagggagaggaaaaagggaataaaaaaagggaaagcaccTCCTAACCAAACACACCCGAGCCCACCAAGCCTGGCCGGGGGCCTCctgcctttttatcttggccttTTCAAGACTGTAATTAAGACCTAATAACGCCAAATCTGCCGCCCTTtcatctctgccccccccccccccccggaccttTATTTGCCCCCACCGCAGTGGCTGCGGGGCGACGGCCCCGTGATAAGCTGGGGAGCGTGGCACCATCGCCGACATGGTGCCCACCACAGgctttttatggcttttttgCTGTAAAGACACCCCCGGGGACCCTTCACTTGCCAGTACTGGGCTCAGATGTGTCCCGGTACCGTGGAGCCAGGggatccccgtccccatccccgagGTGGCCACGCAGCTGCAGAGCGGAGGATGCTCCCCACCGGGGCAGAGCCCCATAATGACTTTCTCAGCACCAGAACGATCCTTgagtttttgggggggggttccCAGCTTGGGGGGCTGCACACGCGTGTGCTGGGTCCCGGGGACATCGTGAAAACCGAGCGagggaggctgctgctgtgcagatgTGGCCCCCTGGCCCCCCGACTCCCCCGCGCCCCATTTCCTCCCCAATAAACCCCCGAGCCCCGGTGGAGTCCTTTGACCGGGGCTCGCTCCCCCGCCGTGCCGGGCCCGAGGTGTGACTTTTCCCAGCTCATTAGGAAAAGCCGCGCGATTTTAAGAATCTCAGACCCTAATGACCATCTGAATCCCATCAGCCGAGAGAGGCGAGCTGGAAGGGGGTGCAGGGacagcctcctgcctctgccaccaCCTCTCAGAGCATCCCTGGTCCTGTTCCTTCACCTCACTGGCCCGGAGTAcagctgtgcccccccccaaaaaaaaaagcagctgtgcagtggGGTGCATGCCAGCGTGATGGACTCAGAGTGCCAAGGGGgaccccgacccccccccccgggggcttTGGTGGCCTTGGGGTGACACTGGTTGTCCTGTGGTGTCCTCTGGGCGCCTGGATCCTCCTGCCGGAGTATTTCAGAGCCAAAGCCGCCCTGGGGGGGCGGACATGGGGGTCTCCACTCCAggggcagggggacacgggggggggacacacatccCCGTCGAGGGCagggggacatggaggggacacgggacccccgccccgccgcccgccgggcagGGCACAGGGCGATGCCACCGGTCCCCGCCCGCCCCATCCCGCCCCgtcccctccgcccccccgctGTCTCCTCGGGACGGACGAGAGTCCCGCGGGGGCCGGTCGGGGCGGCCGTATAAAGGCAGGCGGCACGGCCCCGAGCAGAGCCCGCCatgccggccccggccccgccgtcccccgcccggcccggccagGCCTTCACCATCGCGGCGCTGCTGGGACGCgtctcccccccgccgccgccgcctccgccgccgccgccgctctggGGGTCCcccccggctcccggccccgccgccgcccggatcccgccgccgccgccgccgccgcccgccgccccccggccgctCTGCGCCGCCTGCTGCGGGGTCCCGCCCGCCTGGGCCGCCCGGCTGGGGGCAACAGGTACCGCCGACCCCCCCCGGACAGCCTGCACCGGGACCCCCCCCTCCGCCCGTCCCGTGGGGACACCCCCAAATGAGGACCTCCTTCTGGCTCCCCAAGGGGGGACCCCTGCCAAGGGGATCCCTTCCAGGGGGACCCACATCCACCTCTCCCATGGGAACATCTCCAAATGGGGGACCTCCTTCCATCACTCCAAGGGGGGACCTTCGGCCACCTCTCCAAATGGGGGACTCCGCTCAAGGGGACCTCTTCTGGGGGGGGGGCGCCTATCCACCTCTCCCATGGAGACATCTCTAAACGGTGATCTCCTTCTACCTCCTCAAGGGGACACCTTCCAAAGGGGATGTCTCCAACGAGGCCCTGAATCCACTTCTTCCATGGGGACATCTCCAAATGGGGATCTCCTTTCACCTCTGCAAGGGGGGGGGACCCATGCCCACCTCTCTCGAGACACCCCCAAATGGCGgacctcctttcctctctccaagGGGGGGACCTCTCTCCCAAGGGGACCTTTTCCAGGGGGACGACCCCTGTCCACATCTCCCATTCAGATGTCTCCAAATGGGGGACcttctctgccccctcccaaGGGGATCTCACCAACAAGGACCCTCTTCTGCCCCTCCAAATGAGACCCTCTGGCCTCTCTCAGGGGGACATCTGCAAATGGCAGAGTTCCTTCTACTTCTTCATGGGGACCCCCTCCAAAGGGATTCTCTACAAGAGGGACCTGTATTCACCTCTCCAGGGAGATCCTCTCTAAATGGAGGACCCTCTCCCACCTCTTCAAATAGGGGACCCCCTCCAAAGAGACCCCTTCACCTCTCCAAAGGGGACACCTCCAAATGGGAAGATCCTTTCTACCTTTCCAAGAAAGGACCTTCCAAGGGGGGACCCCACTCTAAAGGGGACCCCTCCAAGGTCGCCTATCCACCCTgacctcccctctctctctctcaccttcaGGCTTCCTTATCTCCAAGTGCTGCTTCCCCATCTTCAAAGCCAAGACCGGCAAAGCCAAGCGAGTCCGGACCATCTTCACCAGTGACCAGCTGGCCCGGCTGGAGAAGGAGTTTGCACGGCAGCAGTACATGGTGGGCACGGAGAGGTGCCTGCTCGCCTCCTCCCTGCACCTCACCGAAGAGCAGGTAAGCCCCACCATGCTCCATCTCCACCTCCACCTGCCCCcaccagcaggtccagggaggctCCCAAACCTGTGTGCCAATGGGTGGGACCTGGGCCACgtccctcagcctggggcaggagctgtgtGGGATAGTAATTGCAGATAGTTTACATTAAAAGGGTGGAGGatcacagatggggaaactgagtcacaaaGTGGCTGTCCTAGGGCCACGTGGAGGGGTTGAACTTGTGTCCATCTTAAAGGCTGGACCTTCTCCACCACTGGCAGGTCCCAGCTTACCAATGCACGCTCAGCTCCTGGGTTGCAGGGGACAGTTTTCCATCTTGCTAGAGACAGAGCGTAGCAGGGGACCTCTGTCCTGGCCAGCCAGGAGATGTCTGAGGCTGCGGGCACCGAAGGGTTTGCGGGGTGTCTGGGCACTGCCTGAGCCACGGGGGTTTAGCAGACCATGACCCCATGGTCCATGGAGAAACCAGGTTTGAAAGCCAAGCTTTACCTCTTCCTAAGGTGAAAGTCTGGTTCCAAAACCGGAGGATCAAGTGGAGGAAACAAAGCCTGGAACAGCAAcaagccaaactggccaaaatgGGTTTGGCCACCCCGCAGAGGAGCCCCGACTCGCAGAGCCACCACGGCGAGGAGGACAAAGACTTCCCAGCGGAGCCGGAGGACGGCCAGGAGGACACGGCCTCCTCCCCGGGCTCAGGGACAGCAACTGCACAGACTGTGGCAAAGAGCTGCTGAATCGCCCCTTCGGGCTGCTTTTCCGTGTGTATTATATGAATGTATCATAGCTGACAATGAGCGTATCTAATATATACAGGGCACCAATTATTTTTGCAGTgcgaaaataaattatttatgcaGCTCTTGGGCTCAtctttgcaggaggaggaggaggaacaacacaTGCCTGCAGTGGCAGCAAGCGTTCAGTGGGGGCTTGTTCATGGGAGCAAGCCCTGGAGGCCCAGGGGAGTGGGGGCCACCCGCGCACCCCACCCACAATCAGCCCCATAGCCAGGCTCATCCCAAAGGCGCTGGGTGCTCAGATCCCTCCTTGTGCTCTAAGATAGCTCAGGACCTTCACAGAGCCCAGGTCCCTGTAGAGGACCTCGATCTCATGGTCCATCCATCTCCATCTTCCTTCCTGCCAGCAGCATCTTCACCGTTAAcaccctgctctgcccacagctCACACATCCCGACCCAGTGACGGCAGCCCGCTCTCCAGGGCTTTTTGGAGTCAGGAAAGTAGGGAAAACGcacctggagagcagagctggtggtggCTTTGTGAGCTGGGCACCTGGGGTGCCGTCTCTGCTGGGCGAAGATTAGCAGGTTTTACTTTTAATTGCTTGGCCCTGCTAGGGCAGATGTAGAGGTTTCAAATCCATCAGGTTTGGGCTGGACACTGGCCTGGGGATGAGCCAAGGGTGGGCTCCGTGGGGGGCAAGCGAGTACCAACGGCCCTGGACCTCCTAGATAAGAGCACCAATGGGGACATCTGGGTGCTCACCTGGGCAGCACCAGCTCCTGCTAACCCTATTTTCGCCATGTCTGCTCTGGGCTTGGGGCTGGAGAAAGAAGGGACCCAGGTGGAGGGTTTATTTGGGCAGATATGAAACCTGATGCAAGGAGAGGGGATGAGGCAAAGAGAAGGGGATGATCCAAGGAGAAGGGGGACAATGCAAGGAGAGGGGGGACAATTAAGAAGGGGATGGTGCAAGGAGAGAGGACAGTGCAAGAAGAAGGGGATGGTGCCAGGAGAAGGGGACGATGTGACGGAAGCTGCCCTTTGTTCCGGCTGTTTTCAGAGCCGGGATTAGCCAGCGCGTCTCAAAGAGCCCAAACTGTGCTAATGTCTTCACATGTCTGCCGAGAGCCCAGGCTGCGCCGGCGGGTTTAACCCGCTAATCTCGCATGCCAGTGGGTTTATTGCGATCATCCCCGAGACAACAGGGCTTATGGGGAATGTTTTAATATCGCCCGGCCAGGGGCCGAGCTGATTGCGAGAGTTAAGTTGTTCTCAGGACACCTTTAATCCCCTGGGAGCTGGCAGTGCTCCGCCTCGGGCAGGATTGGGCCTTTCGGCGGTGccaggctcctccggggcaggcagcgggggacCCGTCCCCTCTCCAGGGGATGCTCCTGCAGGGTCTGCCCAGCTCGGACCCCTCTGCGGGCAGCATCTGACCAGGGAAATGACTTTAATTAAAACTGGTGGGCTTGATTGAGTTTTTCAAAAGGTGACTTTTATACGAGATTAATTAAACCACATCCATCCCTCTGGCACCTTGGGCTTTGGCTGGGAGCCTTTTCTCATGGCGGGTGATGATCCTTGAGGGGGTGGCAGGTCCCTGGGGGTGCACAGGGCTCAGGACATCTGGGTTCCCTTTCCCACCTGCCACAGGACAGCCGGGTGCCGGGGAAGGCCatcccctgccttcctcccacccagTGAGTAACCTGTTTGCAGGTTCCTTAGGGTGGGGAAGGGACCGTATCTGCAGGACAAAGCAGCCGATTACTGCTCCGGTGGGGATGAGAAGAGACAAATGCCAGGTCTGACCCTGATAATGGGATGGAGTTGATGGTTTTCAGAAAAGCTGGATTCAGCTGGGTCATTTTATGCCCTGCCAAGCCCCCACTGGCCCTGGCATCCCAGAAAGGGGgtagaaatgcagttttcttctcCCATGGGAGACATCTCCCTCCCCAGTCCAGGGAGCAGGTCTTGCAGCTGAGCCCAACTCCTGGCAGCTCAAGCGGGGCACGTGGATTAGGGTCAAACCCGGGCACAGTGATTTGGAAAATAAGGGAGAAAGGTGCTGCGAGAGCTTGGCAAGGTCTTGGGCTGGATCAGCCCACCAGGGACAGAGCCCTGGCTCCTCTCATGCCCCAGGAAAGCCTGTGCAGAATAAGAAATTCTGGCTGCGTGCCTTTACCCAAACCCCATGCACATCCCAAAAACCCCACTAGTCCCTTCCCAATCCTGCATATCACATCGCTTTCTTAAaggcaggtttttttcacttgtctgCAAAAAACAGGTTGGCTTTCGGTGGCAGATAATTATAAGGAAGTGAGAATTAAGCAGCCTTATTAAGAGGATAAAGGTTATCTGCTAAAGATGCGGTGCTGAGCCCTCCCCAGCAAACCTCCGCTGTGTAGATAAGTAGGCGGCCTGTAGGAGGACAGGTAGGTTGTGAGACGGGTGGGTGGATGTATTAGGGTGGACTATTTGCCCAGAGGAACAGCCTGGTCTGCGTGTGGATAGGCAGATGGGTGGATGATCGGGAATGAATGCAGGGCGCTGGCGGATAGGTGCAAATGGGTGGCTGCGTAaatggggtgggatgggagatGGATGGAGAGATAGGAGAAGGGATAACCGGGTGGAGGGTGGAGCTGTAGCGTAGGGCTCCTCCATGTCCCCCTCCCCGCTGTCCTTCCTGCCAGGATTATTCCTGCTGAGCACATGGCGACGGATGCGATTTGTTTGCACGAGTCGCGTTTACTCAGGACGGTAGAAGTTTGCAGGATGGGGCGTTTGgatgctggagcagcaggacccctccagccccccagtcCCCGTGACCCAGCCGCTTTCCCAGGCGCCTTTTGCATCCCTTCCCCGAGCCGGCAGCCCCCTTGTCCTTGGCTGATTGCTCCCTCGCGCTCTCTTTTCGTGGGGTTTTGCTAAATGGGATTACCGCGTGCCGAGGACGGGCCAGCGTGCCGGGGAGGGCAACCTGCCGGCGGCAGAGGTTCAAGGCAAAAGCTCGACCCAAGCCGGGACACGGGGCGCCGGGGTTGACTGTGCATGTTTCCAGGCTCCGTCTCGTCGTGTAATCTTGTTAAATGGTCAGGGAGCATTTCCccctgcttctccctcccctttaaTTCCCGATTGAAACATCAAATAAAGCTTCCTGAGGCTGCcgggcagctctgctggctccGCGCTGCCCagtttcagtggaaataaaaaaagacatcacGAACAATGGGAGGAAACGCCACGACATCCCGACATTTGCAGTCTTTCTGGGATGAATTTGCCCCAAGCTGCCTTGCTCAGCCAAAGAGCAAAGGCACCGATTCTTTGCATTAAACTCTCAGCTAGGAAGTAGCTCCTGGATGCATGAAAATAAGGGTGAAACAGGGTGACCTGCCTGGAAATGCAGCAGGGAAATGGGGTGATTAAGGAAACCCCTCATATGGGGTGAGAAATGCAGCGGCCAAAACCTCTGGGTTTAAAAATCCCGGGTTTAAAAGGTATTTATCCTGCAACAAGAAACACAGGGCTGTGGACCAGGACCATGCACTGAGCGCTGTCAGAGCCAGAGCGAGCAGCGCCGTCCCTAAATCCTGCGTAGAGCTGCACAGGGTGGTTCGGGGTCTGTTAAGGGAACACCATCAGCCCTGGTCTGGGTTTGCCACGGGGCACATCAGCTCTTAAACAGCTGCTGGTGCTCACCCCACCGGCTCCCCTGCTCCCCGCTCCTTTCTCGCCTCCCATCCCAGCCTCAAAAATGGAAAGACTGGGAGGAAATCCCTCCCCGTCTCTGCTCCCAGCCACGCACATGGCAGGGCCTGCCAGAAACCAGTTTGCTTCGTTTCAATGAGACGAACTgttaggaaaaagagaaaaaatgatgaaaactgCACCATCTCCCCCTTTGCAAATGGTTTGTGGCACAAAATCCCTTGGCCCTGTGGCACTGCCGCCCCAGCACAGTTGGGCTGGGCTTTCACTGGGGGTGTACCGGGGGCCCTAGCACCAGACACCCTCTGCGAAggtgtgattttattttaaaaagttgattaAATCATTAAATCAAGTAAGCCCCGATGGTACGGGATGAATAAGGGGATCTCGCCGGGAGGCGCAGGACTGGCAGTCAGATAAAGTGCCTCTTCCTGGGACTTAGGCTGTGATgcttttgtgcctcagtttccccagctgcaggagcCGGGTAAATACAGCCTTGGACACATGTGGTATCAGCTCTACTCATGCTTATCCGGGCCGGGTCTGATCCTGCTCCCACTCAGCATCCCTGCTGAGAGCCGTGCCAGATCCGACCCCTGCTCTGCCTCATCCTTCCCCCCACTCCATCTCTATTGATTTAATAAGATGGAGAGGAATTAACGGGGCCGGAGCATTGGAATAATGAAAGATGAACAAAGGGGCAGCGCTAGCAAAGATGCTGCCAGCTTTTAATGATGAGGCCGGGCAGATCCCCTGCTAGCTGTCCCTTTGGAGTGGCGATTAAGAACATACTGTTATTGTTAAGGCAGAGAGATAAATCCCCGCACCGTTTCTGATGTGATCAGCCGGGGCTTCTCCCTACAATTTGTGATCCTATTGTGGACGGTGTTTGCCCTGGGCAAGGAGAGTCTGGGAACCACTTATGAACCATCCTTTGGTCATTAGCCTCCTCATTAGGAGAGAACAATGTGGGAGAAAAAAGATAATTGAAGGGAGCAGCGGGCTGATCGGGCACTCAGGCCTGTACCAGGGCTGCCTCAATGCTTAGTTTGTTTATAAttcccaaataattttaaatgcgTGGTTTCGGGATGCTCTTAACACCCGCAATTGCAACCCCTGTGAACACGGTGGTGTTCAGGTCTGTGCTTGACGGGAGGACCACGGAGCATCCTCCGAGGCCTTGCGGGAGGGTATTAGCTTATTTTTTGGGGGTCACCCAGACTTTGCTGTCAGCTGGGTGTAGCCCCATCGCGGACTCAACTCGTGGACTCAACCCACGCTGTATTTGGAAGGACCCCAGGCAGGTGGATGGGCCCCCAGCACCCGGGGAGGGTGAGGGTGGTGGGATGCAGCAGGACCCACTCCTTCATTTCACATCTGGCTGAGATATGAGGCCAGATGTGACACCGAGGGGTGTGACACCGAGGAGCAGCCCCGCTTGGATCAGGGACAACATCTCCCCGTCGAAAGGCCggggcaggatccagccctgcTGACCCCCGTTGCAGCGTGGGCTTAATTCAGACCTTGCCTGGAAACATCATCCTGGGTGATAAATCACAGGAAAGCCCCCAGGCCATGGGGGGAGAGGTGCTTTGCCCCACAGGCTTGGCAATGGAGTAATAAGAGGAGCAGGTCTTGTCCCCATGCCCAGGGACACCCGGCCCTGGCTGGGTGCAGGGCTCCgtgccctggggaggagggggaagagccGCAATTCCTCAGGATGCTTGATATTACCAAGTGCTAATGAGACCTGGATGGGGCTGAGGTGCTTTGCAGGCCATTATCCCAAATTAACCTGACAATGCAGCCGGGGCCAGCGTCTGAAGGGCGGCTGGGGTGTGTATTGGCTgtctggggctggggggagagaaggatgctgccctctgcctgccccccacccccgcacCAGCTCCCCTCTGCCCGCACCCCTGAGCTGAAAGCAAGGGCCCTGCATTTCGCAGGGTTAGTTTTCCATTGTATGAGCGTGTTGAATCGGCTCCCCGAGAGGTTTGCCAAGCCAGAGCTGGAGTAAGGGGAGAGGGGCTATCTCCTCCACAGACTGGTGTTTGGCGTATCCTTCTTGGAGGAAACTCTTTTGTTCCCAAATCCTCATGTCCATCCCACGCTGCCACTTGCACGGGGCTTTCACGGCCTGTCCAGTGCTTGGGCATGGATCAAACTGGGGAGCACTCAGCTGAAAAGTAACCATGATCTCAGAAGAAGCATTTCCCCGGAGCCAGTGGCTGTCCCTGTGCTGGGCTCTCACGGGGGGACGTATGGGGCTGGCCATGCTCTTGCCACCCGCAACCGGGGCTCCCATTGCTGTGT
This region of Aptenodytes patagonicus chromosome 4, bAptPat1.pri.cur, whole genome shotgun sequence genomic DNA includes:
- the LOC143159993 gene encoding uncharacterized protein LOC143159993; translated protein: MPAPAPPSPARPGQAFTIAALLGRVSPPPPPPPPPPPLWGSPPAPGPAAARIPPPPPPPPAAPRPLCAACCGVPPAWAARLGATGFLISKCCFPIFKAKTGKAKRVRTIFTSDQLARLEKEFARQQYMVGTERCLLASSLHLTEEQVKVWFQNRRIKWRKQSLEQQQAKLAKMGLATPQRSPDSQSHHGEEDKDFPAEPEDGQEDTASSPGSGTATAQTVAKSC